A stretch of the Sphingobacterium thalpophilum genome encodes the following:
- a CDS encoding GNAT family N-acetyltransferase, with protein MNNASFRLALRPTTVEDLETLFTFQLDKESNYLAAFTSADPADKAAYLAKYSRLLNEPSVNNQTILIDGTIAGSIAKFVMEGDHEITYWIDRRFWGRGIATQALRTLLALEKVRPIFGRVAFDNRASQKVLEHCGFVKIGNDKGYANARQSEIEEYIYRLDT; from the coding sequence ATGAACAACGCATCGTTCCGGCTCGCACTGAGGCCGACCACAGTTGAGGACCTTGAGACGCTCTTTACATTCCAGCTCGACAAAGAATCCAATTACCTGGCTGCTTTTACTTCGGCTGATCCGGCGGACAAGGCTGCCTATCTGGCTAAGTACAGCCGTCTGCTCAACGAACCCAGCGTAAATAATCAGACTATTCTTATTGACGGAACGATTGCTGGCAGTATCGCAAAGTTTGTCATGGAAGGCGACCATGAGATCACCTATTGGATTGACCGCAGGTTCTGGGGACGTGGTATAGCGACACAAGCATTGCGTACACTTTTGGCGCTGGAGAAGGTGCGGCCTATTTTTGGACGGGTTGCCTTCGATAACCGGGCTTCGCAAAAGGTGCTGGAACATTGTGGCTTTGTCAAAATAGGCAACGACAAGGGCTATGCGAATGCCCGACAATCCGAAATCGAGGAGTATATTTACAGATTGGATACATAG
- a CDS encoding DUF4142 domain-containing protein has translation MKRTFLTLTIALSLFAMQSCGGGASKDSKDTADSINESKAPDQIADNPVAGTPVAVNESDAKFVTEAANGGMAEVELGELAQQKAQHADVKAFGEMMVKDHSKANDELKTLAQSKNITLPAAVSSEQQKVKDDLSKKSGADFDKAYIDEMIKDHEKDIKLFEDASKNLADAELKAFVDKTLPTLRSHLDHCKSVKEKMK, from the coding sequence ATGAAAAGAACATTTTTGACCCTGACGATTGCCTTATCACTTTTTGCGATGCAGAGCTGTGGTGGCGGAGCATCCAAAGACAGTAAAGATACTGCAGACAGTATCAACGAATCTAAGGCACCTGATCAGATCGCCGACAATCCAGTAGCAGGCACACCGGTGGCTGTTAATGAATCCGATGCCAAATTTGTGACCGAGGCCGCAAACGGCGGCATGGCCGAAGTGGAGTTAGGTGAACTGGCACAGCAGAAAGCGCAACACGCCGACGTCAAAGCCTTTGGTGAGATGATGGTAAAAGATCATTCCAAAGCCAACGACGAGCTCAAAACGCTTGCGCAGTCCAAAAACATCACACTGCCCGCCGCGGTAAGCAGCGAACAGCAGAAAGTCAAAGACGATCTTTCGAAAAAATCGGGAGCTGACTTTGACAAAGCTTATATCGATGAGATGATAAAAGATCACGAGAAAGATATCAAACTGTTTGAGGATGCCAGTAAAAACCTCGCAGATGCTGAATTGAAAGCTTTTGTCGACAAAACGTTGCCGACCTTGCGCAGCCATCTCGACCACTGTAAAAGTGTAAAGGAAAAAATGAAATAA
- a CDS encoding FAD-dependent oxidoreductase — MLIDNKSIAIVGGGPAGLTLARLLQLQDAEVNVYERDINRHARVQGSPLDMHEHSGLAALRAAGLLQVFRTTYRPGADRTLILNPQAELLYSDHDTKPAENFGHEHFRPEIDRGPLRNMLLESLRPDTVVWDSHFLSMEPHGDGWLLHFKNGTSAYADLVVAADGANSRIRSYLTAIKPMYSGVIMLEGHVAKENAPQINALIKGGKIMAFGNKQNILMGQKGDGELGFYASFKADENWAVASGLDFSDSTQVLEWFKREYVGWNPLWQELFAHADVPFIPRPIYYMPLDQHWETSPSLTLIGDAAHVMPPFAGEGANMAMLDALELSEHLSDPRYATLKDAIAAYEDRMRRRAAAATQESLDNGERMHSSTALETMLGFFGGHAEQI, encoded by the coding sequence ATGCTGATAGACAACAAATCAATTGCTATTGTCGGCGGTGGTCCCGCCGGCCTTACCCTCGCGAGGCTTCTGCAGCTGCAGGATGCCGAGGTCAACGTGTACGAAAGAGATATCAACCGACATGCACGGGTCCAGGGCTCACCCCTCGATATGCATGAGCATTCGGGGCTCGCAGCTTTGCGGGCTGCCGGGCTCCTGCAGGTGTTCCGGACGACTTACCGCCCCGGAGCAGACCGGACGCTCATCCTCAATCCGCAAGCAGAGCTGCTGTACAGTGATCATGACACCAAACCGGCAGAAAATTTTGGACACGAGCACTTTCGGCCCGAGATCGACCGTGGCCCTCTGCGAAACATGCTGCTGGAATCGCTACGGCCCGATACAGTGGTATGGGATAGTCATTTTCTGTCCATGGAACCACATGGCGACGGCTGGTTGCTGCATTTCAAAAATGGTACCTCTGCCTACGCGGATCTCGTTGTCGCTGCCGATGGCGCGAATTCCAGAATTCGTTCTTATCTGACTGCCATTAAACCCATGTATTCAGGGGTGATTATGCTCGAAGGCCATGTCGCCAAAGAGAATGCACCCCAGATCAACGCCCTGATCAAAGGCGGTAAAATCATGGCATTCGGAAACAAACAGAACATATTAATGGGACAGAAAGGCGATGGCGAACTGGGATTTTATGCAAGTTTTAAGGCCGATGAAAACTGGGCTGTTGCCAGTGGACTCGATTTTTCGGATAGCACGCAGGTGCTGGAGTGGTTTAAACGAGAATACGTAGGCTGGAACCCGTTGTGGCAGGAACTGTTTGCTCATGCTGACGTTCCGTTTATTCCCCGGCCAATTTACTATATGCCACTTGATCAGCATTGGGAAACCAGTCCAAGCCTCACATTGATCGGTGATGCGGCACATGTGATGCCTCCCTTTGCAGGAGAAGGTGCCAACATGGCCATGCTCGATGCGCTGGAGCTGAGCGAGCATCTTAGCGACCCGCGGTATGCGACATTGAAAGATGCCATTGCGGCCTACGAAGACAGGATGCGACGCCGTGCGGCAGCCGCTACTCAAGAGTCTCTGGATAATGGTGAAAGAATGCATTCCTCAACGGCACTGGAAACCATGCTCGGATTTTTCGGCGGACATGCTGAGCAGATCTGA
- a CDS encoding helix-turn-helix domain-containing protein, giving the protein MTTEFSYRFIEPDSSIADFVENLGTFRNDGDQPKEVVVVPDGRVDLFFSVSPAAPFEVTLIGLETYPEQRYIPPGMTVFVISFKPLAVEYILQTPLAEFLNSACELPPGFWGFEPGDIADFERCCAKATQKISALIPADVDDRKRRLFELIYSSKGEMSVQQLSDAVGWSSRQINRYFTKQLGLSLKTYTTILRFRASLAHIAQGKLFPELNYTDQNHFIKEVKKYCGVPPKELSKNRNDRFVLLSVLKGA; this is encoded by the coding sequence ATGACTACCGAATTCTCTTACCGCTTTATTGAGCCGGACAGCAGCATTGCTGATTTTGTGGAAAATCTGGGCACCTTTCGTAATGACGGTGACCAGCCCAAGGAAGTGGTGGTCGTCCCCGACGGCCGCGTAGATCTGTTTTTTTCAGTTTCTCCGGCAGCACCATTTGAAGTAACCCTTATCGGACTGGAAACCTACCCCGAACAGCGGTATATCCCGCCGGGGATGACCGTCTTTGTCATCAGTTTTAAACCGCTTGCTGTAGAATATATCCTGCAGACGCCGCTGGCAGAATTTCTGAACAGCGCATGTGAGCTGCCGCCCGGATTCTGGGGTTTTGAGCCCGGGGATATCGCGGATTTTGAACGATGCTGCGCAAAGGCGACCCAAAAGATCAGCGCCCTGATTCCTGCCGACGTGGACGATCGGAAGCGCCGGCTATTTGAGCTGATCTATTCTTCCAAAGGAGAAATGAGCGTGCAGCAGCTCTCCGATGCCGTGGGCTGGAGCAGCCGGCAGATCAACCGTTATTTTACCAAACAGCTGGGATTATCTTTAAAGACCTACACAACGATTTTGCGCTTCAGAGCATCGCTGGCGCATATCGCTCAGGGAAAACTGTTTCCTGAACTGAATTACACCGATCAGAACCATTTCATCAAGGAAGTCAAAAAATACTGCGGCGTGCCGCCAAAGGAACTGTCCAAAAACCGAAACGACCGATTTGTACTATTATCGGTTCTCAAAGGAGCATAA
- a CDS encoding DUF6755 family protein, with protein MSTFRRGQEQSHPQKKNMIMSTLIAVLLINLLIQIWLLYTALNNALEGHPEVAYSTFVASLILFIACVVWLYLLPRK; from the coding sequence ATGAGTACATTTAGACGAGGACAGGAACAGTCCCACCCCCAAAAGAAAAACATGATCATGTCCACGCTGATCGCCGTATTGCTGATCAATCTGCTCATACAGATCTGGCTGCTGTATACGGCGCTCAACAATGCGCTCGAAGGTCATCCAGAGGTAGCTTACAGTACTTTTGTGGCCTCGCTTATACTCTTTATTGCCTGTGTTGTCTGGCTGTATCTTTTACCACGCAAATAG
- a CDS encoding Rieske (2Fe-2S) protein yields MSNEDKHWKRDFPISRPESNEVSRRDFARILTVVSGGMVLGNAAIAAKAFFTKKERASKRQRICSTSDIPVGGTKSFVLENSAVPYILVHTEDGNFYSYEQKCTHLSCAVYYRPGTMKIECPCHNGWFDVKTGEVLQGPPPRPLNRLDVSIEGDDIYVQKT; encoded by the coding sequence ATGAGCAATGAAGATAAACATTGGAAGAGAGATTTCCCGATCAGCCGGCCAGAATCAAACGAGGTCAGCCGGCGGGACTTTGCCCGGATCTTAACAGTGGTATCGGGCGGGATGGTGCTGGGAAACGCTGCCATCGCAGCAAAGGCCTTCTTCACCAAAAAGGAAAGGGCTTCGAAACGACAGCGGATCTGCAGCACCAGCGATATTCCCGTGGGCGGCACAAAATCTTTTGTGCTCGAAAACAGCGCGGTCCCCTATATACTGGTCCACACCGAAGATGGTAACTTTTATTCGTACGAACAAAAATGCACCCACCTTTCCTGTGCGGTGTATTATCGCCCCGGCACGATGAAAATAGAATGCCCGTGCCACAATGGCTGGTTTGATGTCAAGACCGGCGAGGTGCTCCAGGGACCACCGCCCAGACCGCTCAATAGACTTGATGTTTCCATTGAAGGTGACGATATTTACGTGCAGAAAACTTAA
- a CDS encoding 4Fe-4S dicluster domain-containing protein, which translates to MAEYYKLQEEFFVDMQRCIGCKACEAACAECETNGQESMIHVNYVDRSTTIQTTVQVCMHCEDPVCANVCPADAISKDEFGVVHTANTSRCIGCSNCVMACPFGVPKKMESYDLMMKCNMCYDRTSVGKKPMCATVCPSGALFYGTREEIQAKRPNSTPINTFLFGEEKVNTKVNLMMPKGSTELRVL; encoded by the coding sequence ATGGCAGAGTATTATAAGTTACAGGAAGAATTTTTTGTCGACATGCAGCGCTGTATCGGCTGTAAAGCCTGTGAGGCGGCATGTGCCGAATGCGAAACCAACGGACAGGAGTCCATGATCCATGTCAATTATGTGGACCGCAGTACCACCATTCAGACAACCGTGCAGGTTTGCATGCATTGCGAAGACCCCGTCTGTGCCAATGTCTGCCCTGCTGATGCGATTAGCAAAGACGAGTTTGGCGTGGTGCATACTGCCAACACATCGCGCTGCATCGGCTGTTCAAACTGCGTGATGGCCTGCCCTTTTGGTGTGCCCAAAAAGATGGAATCCTACGACCTGATGATGAAATGCAATATGTGTTATGACCGGACCAGTGTGGGCAAGAAGCCCATGTGTGCCACCGTATGTCCCAGTGGTGCCCTCTTCTATGGTACGCGTGAGGAGATACAGGCCAAGCGTCCCAATTCAACCCCCATTAATACCTTTCTCTTTGGAGAGGAAAAGGTCAACACAAAAGTCAACCTGATGATGCCCAAAGGCAGCACAGAACTGCGTGTCCTATAA